The Manis javanica isolate MJ-LG chromosome 4, MJ_LKY, whole genome shotgun sequence genome contains a region encoding:
- the CDRT4 gene encoding CMT1A duplicated region transcript 4 protein, protein MKTDRELTENIGLPLHLLEQHDPWPAYVTYTSPTVKRLIEKSRARDLAWTQALEESQRMTRPNNTSSIRQLKRKRSSKSSGNMVLEDSRSETMLSVWSTSSALSMGHTVISEPIHLQTESRENPTADYNKIIFSRKPLMRMLPYSSLLASKEKHANI, encoded by the exons ATGAAGACAGACAGAG AACTCACAGAAAACATTGGGCTTCCCCTGCATCTGCTTGAACAACATGACCCTTGGCCAGCCTACGTCACATATACCTCCCCGACGGTGAAGCGACTCATTGAGAAAAGCAGAGCTAGAGACCTTGCATGGACGCAAGCTCTGGAGGAAAGCCAGCGGATGACGAGGCCGAACAACACTTCCAGCATCAGGCAGCTGAAAAGGAAAAGGTCATCCAAGTCCTCTGGCAACATGGTGCTCGAGGACTCGAGGTCTGAGACCATGTTATCAGTGTGGAGCACGAGTTCTGCCTTGTCCATGGGTCACACTGTTATCTCAGAACCCATACATTTGCAGACAGAATCCAGAGAAAATCCCACCGCAGACTATAACAAGATCATCTTCTCTCGAAAACCTCTGATGAGGATGCTTCCATACAGCTCACTTCTAGCCAGCAAGGAGAAACATGCAAACATTTAG